Proteins encoded in a region of the Labeo rohita strain BAU-BD-2019 chromosome 22, IGBB_LRoh.1.0, whole genome shotgun sequence genome:
- the med20 gene encoding mediator of RNA polymerase II transcription subunit 20, with product MGVTCVCQVPVAEGKSVQQTVDMLHKKLEQLGAVKQGNFWVDCETYHATGNATGQPSKLLYVMHNSEMPLSCMALFEGGPGLTADANFDVLMVKLKSHFQNAKGHKVESRGTRYKYCDFLVKIGTVAMSSSARGISVEVEYCACVIPGDCWNLMKEFMQSFLGSNTPELPAVFTNKAEGLYAPVDCMDTMSQYLELFSKVRKQQVLPGSGVR from the exons ATGGGGGTAACGTG cgtGTGTCAGGTGCCGGTGGCGGAGGGCAAGAGTGTGCAGCAGACGGTCGACATGCTGCATAAGAAGCTGGAGCAGCTGGGAGCCGTCAAACAGGGAAACTTCTGGGTGGACTGCGAGACGTATCACGCCACGGGAAACGCCACCG GTCAGCCGTCGAAGCTGCTGTACGTGATGCACAACTCGGAGATGCCGCTGAGCTGCATGGCTCTGTTCGAGGGCGGTCCGGGCCTCACCGCCGACGCCAACTTCGACGTTCTGATGGTTAAACTCAAGAGTCACTTCCAGAACGCCAAAGGACATAAAGTGGAGTCTCGCGGCACACGCTATAAATACTGCGACTTCCTGGTGAAGATCGGCACCGTCGCCATGAGCTCCAGCGCCAGAGGGATTTCAGTCGAG gtggAGTACTGCGCCTGTGTGATTCCCGGAGACTGCTGGAACCTCATGAAGGAGTTCATGCAGAGTTTTCTGGGCTCAAACACGCCAGAGCTGCCGGCCGTGTTCACCAATAAAGCCGAGGGTCTGTACGCGCCCGTGGACTGCATGGACACCATGAGCCAGTACCTGGAGCTCTTCAGCAAAGTGCGCAAGCAGCAGGTGCTGCCGGGCAGCGGCGTACGCTGA
- the bysl gene encoding bystin, which yields MPKVKKSKGAPERSGAGLSLADQILQGDALRSSGRVKNRSRAEEEQEYVDEKLSRKILQQARIQQEELQSELGLTPDTKRQPATQLGPSTQDGDSDEEWPALGDDRGETGDEVDVDPEDEKAIEMFMNKNPPLRRTLADIIMEKITEKQTEVGTVMSEVSGHAAPQLDPRVVEVYRGVNKVLSKYRSGKLPKAFKIIPALSNWEQVLYLTDPETWTAAAMYQATRIFSSNLKERMAQRFYNLVLLPRVRDDIAEYKRLNFHLYSALKKALFKPGAWFKGILLPLCESGTCTLREAIIIGSIITRCSIPVLHSSAAMLKIAEMEYNGANSIFLRLLLDKKYALPFRVLDALVAHFLSFRTDKRTLPVLWHQSLLTLVQRYKADLSSEQKEALLELLKCQTHPQISAEIRRELHSAEPRDAEDATPAMTDD from the exons atgccGAAGGTGAAGAAGAGTAAAGGCGCTCCGGAGCGCAGCGGCGCCGGTTTGTCTCTGGCCGATCAGATCCTGCAGGGAGACGCGCTCCGGTCCAGCGGCCGAGTGAAGAACCGGAGCCGCGCCGAGGAGGAGCAGGAGTACGTGGACGAGAAACTGTCCAGAAAGATCCTCCAACAAGCCCGAATACAACAGGAGGAGCTGCAGAGCGAGTTAGGACTCACACCAGACACCAAAAGACAACCAGCCACTCAACTAG GTCCGAGCACACAGGATGGAGACTCTGATGAGGAGTGGCCGGCGCTGGGCGATGACCGGGGGGAGACGGGCGATGAGGTGGACGTGGACCCTGAGGACGAGAAGGCCATCGAGATGTTCATGAACAAGAACCCACCTCTCAG ACGCACGCTAGCCGACATCATCATGGAGAAGATCACGGAGAAGCAGACGGAGGTGGGCACCGTGATGTCCGAGGTGTCTGGACACGCCGCTCCTCAGCTGGACCCGCGAGTGGTGGAGGTGTACAGAGGCGTCAACAAG GTCCTGTCCAAATACCGCAGCGGGAAACTTCCCAAAGCCTTCAAGATCATCCCGGCTCTGTCCAACTGGGAGCAGGTGCTGTACCTCACCGATCCGGAGACGTGGACGGCCGCCGCCATGTACCAGGCCACCAG GATCTTCTCGTCGAATCTGAAGGAGCGAATGGCTCAGCGCTTTTACAATCTGGTGCTGCTGCCCAGGGTCCGAGACGACATCGCCGAGTACAAGCGGCTGAACTTTCACCTGTACAGCGCGCTGAAGAAAGCGCTCTTCAAACCCGGAGCCTGGTTCAAAG gaaTCTTGTTGCCGCTGTGTGAATCAGGCACATGTACTCTGAGAGAAGCCATCATCATCGGCAGCATCATCACCCGATGCTCCATCCCCGTACTGCACTCCAG CGCTGCCATGCTGAAAATCGCAGAGATGGAGTACAACGGCGCCAACAGCATTTTCCTGCGTCTGCTGCTGGATAAGAAGTACGCGCTGCCCTTCCGCGTGCTGGACGCCCTGGTCGCCCACTTCCTGTCGTTTCGCACGGACAAACGGACGCTGCCGGTGCTGTGGCACCAGAGCCTGCTGACGCTGGTGCAGCGCTACAAAGCCGACCTGTCCTCCGAACAGAAGGAGGCGCTGCTGGAGCTGCTCAAGTGTCAGACGCACCCACAGATTTCAGCCGAGATCCGGCGAGAGCTGCACAGCGCCGAGCCGCGCGACGCCGAGGACGCTACGCCCGCCATGACCGACGACTGA
- the ccnd3 gene encoding G1/S-specific cyclin-D3 translates to MELFCHELVEPDWSSPIKSKPVRAFRDAVLTRDSRVRQNLLSLERPNIKPGTEPTDEQRYVRRILTGWMLQVCEDQKCEEEVFPLAVHYLDRYMSQNAVRRCRLQLLGCVCMFLASKLRESVPLSAAKLCVYTDHAVTVPEILQCEVVLVSRLDWDLASVVPSDFLELLLQSLPLSRDDAPSVRRHALSYIALSCTELKFSVFPPSAVACSCVTAAGIRLDVLKDTFSPDGLLQLLRDVLDVDMASLRSCFSALEDTIDQILPSASEHQAQDVPL, encoded by the exons ATGGAGTTGTTCTGTCACGAGCTTGTCGAACCGGACTGGAGCTCTCCGATCAAGTCCAAACCGGTTCGGGCGTTCAGAGACGCGGTTCTGACCCGAGACTCGCGCGTCCGCCAGAACCTGCTGAGTTTGGAGAGACCGAACATTAAACCCGGTACCGAACCGACCGACGAGCAGCGCTACGTCCGCCGAATCTTAACGGGATGGATGCTGCAG GTGTGTGAGGATCAGAAGTGTGAGGAGGAAGTGTTTCCTCTGGCCGTTCACTACCTGGACAGGTACATGTCCCAGAATGCCGTGCGCAGGTGCCGTCTGCAGCTGCTGGGGTGCGTCTGCATGTTCCTGGCCTCCAAACTCAGGGAATCGGTTCCTCTGAGCGCCGCCAAGCTGTGCGTCTACACGGACCACGCCGTCACCGTCCCAGAGATCCTG cagTGTGAGGTGGTGCTGGTGTCTCGTCTGGACTGGGATCTGGCGTCGGTCGTTCCGTCTGATTTCCTGGAGCTGCTGCTGCAGTCGCTGCCGTTGAGCCGTGACGACGCTCCGTCCGTCCGCAGACACGCGCTCTCGTACATCGCTCTGAGCTGCACAG aGCTGAAGTTCTCCGTCTTCCCTCCGTCGGCGGTGGCCTGTTCCTGCGTGACGGCGGCCGGGATCCGACTGGACGTCCTGAAGGACACGTTCAGCCCCGACGGCCTGCTGCAGCTGCTGAGGGACGTCCTGGACGTGGACATG GCGTCTCTGCGCTCGTGTTTCTCAGCGCTGGAGGACACCATCGATCAGATTCTGCCGTCTGCATCCGAGCACCAGGCGCAGGACGTCCCGCTCTGA
- the nuak2 gene encoding NUAK family SNF1-like kinase 2: MECDGAPGDPGVAPAKRQAVKRHHHKHNLKHRYEFLQTLGKGTYGRVKKAMDRSGRTVAIKSIRKEKIRDEQDLIHIRREIEIMSSLSHPHIISIYEVFENKDKIVIVMEYASKGDLYDYICDKQHIPESQARHLFRQIVSAVQYCHRNGIVHRDLKLENILLDDNGNIKIADFGLSNLYQDDKFLQTYCGSPLYASPEIVNGRPYRGPEVDSWSLGVLLYTLVHGTMPFDGQDHKNLVQQISTGNYHKPTKPSDACGLIRWMLMVNPARRATLEEIAGHWWLNWGYQLPLLAQNEPAPAHQEPVHATGGPTRIADWLRRTSRPLLESSSKMRCLLRTGGGAAGGETVQRQRSIRRSRKENNVSQTMQEVPRPSKGILKKRGSLKQKAPSDPQATPLEEKSQNTLAPSVLPPPPKGILKKPSESESGYYSSSPESSGQTLANPSPVPHRKGILKRHGKFSGGLQEFGSLDQLAPSLPMVVNRSRPSGAISEDSILSSESFDRLDLPDREIPVAPMERPARERRMRGCVSADNLLDLREESQGHWDMDMACYRAGVSESVFSIADCENVTQTYKQALGGTTS, translated from the exons ATGGAGTGCGACGGGGCTCCCGGGGACCCGGGCGTCGCTCCCGCCAAACGTCAGGCGGTGAAGCGGCACCATCACAAACACAACCTCAAACACCGGTACGAGTTCCTGCAGACGCTCGGGAAAGGAACGTACGGGCGCGTGAAGAAAGCCATGGACCGCTCCGGCAGAACG GTGGCCATAAAGTCGATCCGTAAGGAGAAGATCCGTGACGAGCAGGACCTGATCCACATCCGGCGTGAGATCGAGATCATGTCGTCTCTCAGTCATCCGCACATCATCAGCATCTACGAAG TGTTTGAGAATAAGGACAAGATCGTGATCGTGATGGAGTACGCCAGTAAAGGAGATCTCTACGACTACATCTGCGACAAACAGCACATCCCTGAGAGCCAAGCCAGACATCTCTTCAGACAGATCGTCTCTGCCGTACAGTACTGCCACCGg AACGGGATTGTTCATCGTGACCTGAAGTTGGAGAACATCTTGCTGGACGACAACGGCAATATAAAA atcgctGACTTCGGGTTGTCAAACCTGTACCAGGACGATAAATTCCTGCAGACGTACTGCGGTAGTCCTCTGTATGCTTCGCCCGAGATTGTTAACGGCCGGCCGTACAGAGGACCGGAGGTGGACAGCTGGTCTCTGGGCGTCCTCCTGTACACCCTGGTTCATGGAACCATGCCTTTTGACGGACAAGACCACAAGAATTTGGTCCAGCAGATCAGCACCGGAAACTACCACAAACCCACCAAACCATCCG ATGCTTGCGGTTTGATCCGCTGGATGTTGATGGTAAACCCTGCACGCAGAGCTACTTTGGAGGAGATCGCAGGCCACTGGTGGCTCAACTGGGGTTATCAGCTCCCTCTACTGGCTCAGAATGAGCCTGCACCTGCCCATCAGGAGCCTGTACATGCAACCGGTGGGCCGACTCGCATCGCAGACTGGCTACGCCGCACCTCTCGACCTCTTCTGGAGAGCAGTTCTAAGATGCGATGCCTCTTGCGGACAGGCGGCGGCGCCGCTGGAGGAGAAACGGTCCAGCGACAGCGCTCCATACGCAGGTCGCGCAAAGAAAACAACGTCTCCCAGACCATGCAGGAAGTCCCTCGTCCATCAAAAGGAATTCTAAAGAAGCGAGGCAGCCTGAAACAGAAAGCGCCCAGCGACCCCCAGGCTACGCCCTTGGAGGAGAAAAGCCAGAACACTTTGGCGCCATCTGTCCTGCCTCCGCCTCCTAAAGGCATCCTGAAGAAACCTTCGGAAAGCGAGTCAGGCTATTATTCGTCTTCTCCCGAGAGCTCCGGACAGACACTAGCGAACCCGTCTCCGGTGCCGCACCGCAAGGGCATTCTCAAGCGGCACGGGAAGTTTTCCGGCGGCCTGCAGGAATTTGGCTCGCTGGACCAGCTTGCACCTTCCCTACCCATGGTGGTCAACAGATCCAGACCTAGCGGTGCAATCAGCGAGGACAGTATCCTCTCCTCAGAGTCCTTCGACAGACTTGACCTTCCTGACCGCGAGATTCCAGTCGCTCCAATGGAGCGACCAGCGAGGGAACGGAGGATGCGAGGATGCGTCTCCGCTGACAATCTCCTTGACTTGAGGGAAGAGTCTCAGGGACACTGGGACATGGACATGGCCTGCTACCGCGCAGGCGTGTCCGAGAGCGTGTTTTCAATCGCGGACTGTGAAAACGTCACTCAGACTTACAAACAAGCCTTAGGAGGAACTACAAGCTGA